TCGGGATTAGTATATTAATCGTTACGGTTATAATTAAACTGCTAATGTTTACTTTAGCGAATAAATCTTATCGTTCGATGAAAAAAATGAAAAATTTGCAGCCGGAAATAGATAGGATAAAAAATTTATACGGTGATGATAAAGCGCGTTTAAATCAAGAAATTATGACTTTATATAAAAAAGAAAAAGTAAATCCGGTAGCGGGTTGTTTGCCCATACTTGTGCAAATACCTGTATTTTTCTCTATATATAAAGTATTGTATGTAACTATTGAAATGCGGCAAGCACCGTTTTACGGTTGGATTCAAGACTTATCTGTACCTGACCCTACTACTATTTTTAATTTATTCGGTTTATTACCATTTTCACCGCCATCATTTTTAATGATTGGAGCATGGCCTATTTTAATGGCTATTACTATGTTCTTACAACAAAGAATGAGTCCTGCACCTGCTGATCCCGTGCAGGCACAAGTAATGAAATTTATGCCGTTAATTTTTTTAGTAATGTTTAGTAGTTTTCCTGTGGGGCTTTTAATATATTGGTCTTGGAATAATATTCTATCTATAATCCAACAATATTATATTAATAAATTTAATTAATGAGAATAGATAAAAATTTACCTAATTATCTAACTGTTGCTCGAATAATGGTAATTCCTGTTATTATACTGGTATTTTATATAAATAATTCACTTGCACGTACATTTGGGGCATTATTATTTGTTTTAGCTAGTATTACAGATTTTTTTGATGGTTATATTGCAAGGAAATATAATTTAGTTACAAGTTTTGGTAAGATGTTCGACCCTATAGCAGATAAATTATTAGTAGGTTGTGTTATTATAATGCTACTAAAGAAAGATAATGTAGATGAGATACCTTGTTTATTAATTTTAGCACGAGAATTTTTAGTTAGCGGTCTTCGAGAGTTCTTAGCTCTAGTAAAGGTTAGTTTACCTGTGTCGCGACTCGCTAAGGTAAAAACGTTTTTACAAATGTTTGCTTTGTCTATATTAATACTAGGTTCAAAAGGTTCAGGAATTGTTTATTTAGATATAGTAGGGGAAATAATTTTGTGGATTGCTGCCTTTTTAACAATCATTACAGGTTATTCTTATTTTAAAGCATGTAAGAAATATTTTTAAAAATGCCAATAAAATTACTATAGGTAATTTGCTATTGATTGAAAGGTGGTAGCAATAAAGCTGAATATATTTATATTATATTCATACAAAATTGCTCAACTTGAAAGATTTATATCTAAGAGAGAAGTCTCCTTTCTCTTTGGATATTAATTATTTTGTACTGAATAGCTATTTATCCTATAATTAGGTATTTGAATTAAGAAGACTTTTAAAAAATATATAATTTTAGGGTTTATTTTTAAATCTTTATGCTGCTAACAATAATATAATTGCTGATAAGAAAGTTGTAAAGGTAGAAGTAAGTCATAGGAATATTTAAAAACATTAAATGAAGCTTCTACTCTTTTATGTGTAGATTTAATAGATGAAACAGATAAATTAATGAAGCAATTGGGATTAGAAGAAGATAATTTTCGATAAAGTATCACTGCAGTGTGTGTATCGTTTATCCTTGTTAATCAGAAATATACTCATTGGAGAAAAACAATAGAAAATACTAGTGAGCTTTTGCAAGAATTACATAAATATTAAACAAATTGTTTTTTAATCATAGAGAATGTAGAGCCTATAGTATAGGCCAGGGGTAGCTAAACACTAAGAAAAAAGAAACAGTAGTACATGCAGCAATTTTAAATAAAGGCATCTAGCATAATAAAAATTTCTTTCAATTATAAATTTTATACGGCTTGACATGGAGCAGGTCTTATAAACCTACCCACACCATACACCTTACAAGTGCACAAAATAATAGATTTTATTTTGTATCTTTATCCTTATTATCGTTAGAATTAGTAGCATTATTTGGGGGGTCATTTTCTGTTGTTAGTTTAGAGAGAGATAGTTTTTGTTTGTATTTTTGTTGCTCTACTAAAAAATTTTGAGCTTCTTTAGAAAGGCTATTGTATAATTTACGTTTTTCTTTGTTGATATTAACTATTTCTACTCTATATTTTTGTATTTCCTCACGTACTTCCGGTTTTATAGTACCGGCGTAAGCAGAAAAATCATCTATAATTTTTTGTGTTGTAAAATCATTAGTTTTCGCTGCATCTTTTTTAGGGCTATTGGAAGTGATACTGTTAGCAGAGCTGCTTGTACTAAGTAAAAAAGCTATTCCATATATGATGTTTTTAATTATTTTTCTTGTCATATAAACCTTAATTTACGCGAATAGTGAATTATTACATAATCCGCTATTTGGTTAGAAATATTGCATATAGTAAGATGACACCTTACATTATATACTAAAACCGGGATGAAGAACTGCTTCAAACGCCGATTTCTAGAACTTTTTAATCAATAGCAAATTATAAAAGTAATTTGCTATTGGCGATAATTTTATCCCTAGCAAGTAGATCATGTTTAAGTCTAATAGTCAATGAAAAGATATATAATAATTAGGGTATTAGCTAAAAAGAATTATTTGGAACAGCTTTATGCTTCAATGTCATTCCCGCGAAAGTGGAAATCGAGAAAAAATATTAATACAAAAATTACATATTTGATAAAATGAACATATAAAAACAAGTTTTATATATTTTATTGGATCCTTGCTTTTGCAGGAATGACAATAAGGTCTTTTAAAGAGTTGTGTAAAATAAAACCATTTTTTTAGGCAATGCCAATAATAGCACCTCATATTTCACACTTGTATTTTATTATTGGTTACAAAAGTATAACTATTACTCATAGTTGGGCAATATATAAAATGATGAAAAAGATAAGCATTATGCATTTGTTCACTATTGATCCTAAGGATTTTGGGTTTTAATTTTAGTTAAAGTAACCACTTTATAGGCAGAGACACAGTGGATGCTATGGCACTGCGTAATTATTATACTATAGTGATGATGGTAGAGCACACTTAACTTTAATGATTAACAGCTTAGTCTTAGAAAGCACTTACGAAGTTTGTTAAACATAGATCAAAGTAATATTCAAATTACTAAAGCTAATGAACTAATTTCATTAGAAGTAGACGATAAATATATTATTTCAAATCTAAAAGATATTACTTTCTATAATGTTTGGGTATTCTAATACATTAACGCCGTATACTAATAAAGAAATGTTGGTTGACCGAAATTTTATTATTACAGAAATAAGTGGGTATGGTGACAAATTCCATTTAAAGGTTTTAATTGTCCTTTCCACAAGCGACAAGTTGTCAGCAGTAAATATTAAGTGATTCCATAAAGCTGAATTTAGAATTTATCGATAAAATTTAAGTAAAAATGTTTCAGTAGTAACCGGTATTCTCTTGTTTGTTCAAAATAGTAAGAATGTTATTGTAAGTTTATTTTTAACAGAAATAGCCATAGCAAGGGATTGTGATTTATCGGATCAATTGAAGACGCTTTCTTATTTAAGAGTAAAGGTAGCGCAAACTGCTAGGAAATGAAGCTAAAAGTATCAAATGACTAAAGTTTAGAGCCATTGCTCAATTATACTGATTAGAATTTTGTATATATTATTAGAACTACAAAATTTTCTACCTAACACTACTTTAGAATTATTAATTGAAATAGATGAAAATATTTCTCATATTATCGGGTGTCAGTGGCATAAGATTGATTATTCCAGTGAAAATATGAAGTTACAAGGTCGAAGAGCAAAATATGCTTGTTCTAAATATAGTATATTTCAAATCTGTAGATTGCAAAAACTGTTTAACAGCTGAATCAAAACAGTCCTATTTTACTAAAAATAAGGTCTAAGTAGATTTTGTTGTTACATCTCTCTATCTAATGACATTCTCCCTAGAGCAGGAAGAAATGAAAAAGATTTTAATTATAGCAACTAAAAATTATTTGTTGTGCCACTTGTATTTTATTGAGTTATGTAAAAGTCAATTTGTCAAGCTTAGCAAATCTAGAAAATTCTAAGCTTTTATTAGTTGCAGTTCTCTATATACATAAGCTTTGTTACATTTTTCTAAATATGCTTCTTTACTCAAGAGTTTTTAGAGAGATTTATAATCTAAAAGTACTTTTCTATTTGGATGATCAATTTCTGCTAGATAACTCTTGCTAAAAATCCTTCTATAATATCTTGAATTTGGTTCCTGGTTCCAATTTTATATTATATGCCTGATAATGACTTGTTTTATATCTTACTACCAGTCCTGTAGCATTTTTAACAGAAAAGTATCATTTGTAATCTTCATGTTTGTCAACACCTATCAGTTTATATGATGGGTTGATCCATATGGTTTTAGGCATTGTATCAGTAAGGTTAATATGCTTTTTTTAAACTCTTCATTTTCATGTACTGAAAATATTATTATATGTTTTTGATATGTCTATTTGTTGTGCAGTAAGCCCTTTCCCATTTTCTTCTTGATCATATTGCTTTTCTAAAATAGATTTATTGCATAAACCTGTTATAGATAATATAATGGAAAGTTTAAAATTTTTGCCTGTTGTCGATAGTTTTATCCTCTGAACTACAGCTTCTATATTTAAGGTTATATATTTTGGTAATAAATCTTTTTTATTGAATATATTTTTGTATCTTTACAACCTCTAATAATAATGATTATTATATTTCTTTACTTATCTTAACATTAATAATTTCATTCAATTGCCTTTGAGTAAAAATCAATACATTTGACTTTTCTAACATATTCTAGTAGAATATATATCTTTAAAAATAAATAGAAAAATTTAATTTATGAGTACTACGAAAAGTGATAATTCTATCTCAGAACTGAGAAAAGTAATTTGGCCTATAGAAAGATATGAAAATAAAAAGTTTCTTCCTATGGCGTTTATGATGTTCTGTATTTTATTAAACTATTCAACCCTTCGCTCAATTAAAGACGGGTTTGTAGTAACGGATATAGGGGCAGAAGCAATAAGTTTCTTAAAAACATATATAGTATTACCTTCTGCTGTAATTGCTATGGTAATTTATGTTAAACTTTGCGATATTTTAAAGCAAGAAAACGTGTTTTATGTCATTACTTCATTTTTCTTAGGGTATTTTGCACTATTTGCATTTGTTCTTTATCCTTATCCTGATTTAGTACATCCTGATCCTGAAACGATTAAACATTTGAGTTTAGCTTATCCTAATTTCAAATGGTTTATAAGAATAGTTGGGAAATGGAGTTTTGCATCTTTTTATACTATGGCAGAGCTTTGGGGAACAATGATACTGAGTTTATTATTTTGGCAATTTGCTAACCAAATTACTAAAATTGACGAAGCTAAACGTTTTTACTCAATGTTTGGTTTACTTGCTAATTTAGCCTTGCCTGTAGCATCTGTTATTATTGGATATTTCTTACATGAAGAAACACAAATAGTTGCAGAACATCTAAAATTTTTTCCGTTATTTATTATTATGATAACAAGCAGCTTTTTGATAATATTAACATATAGATGGATGAATAAAAATGTTTTGACTGATCCGCTTCTTTATGATCCTACTCTTGTAAAAGAAAAGAAATCTAAGGCAAAAATGTCGCTCCTAGATAGCTTTAAAATGATTTTTACGTCTAAATATGTGGGTTATATTGCTCTACTCCTTATTGCTTACGGTGTTTCTGTAAATTTAGTTGAAGGGGTTTGGAAGTCAAAAGTAAAAGAATTGTATCCAACAAAAGAAGCTTATACTATGTATATGGGCAGATTTCAATTTTATCAAGGTTGGGTTGCTATTGCTTTTATGATTGTAGGCAGTAATATTTTACGAA
The sequence above is a segment of the Rickettsia sp. Oklahoma-10 genome. Coding sequences within it:
- the pgsA gene encoding CDP-diacylglycerol--glycerol-3-phosphate 3-phosphatidyltransferase — encoded protein: MRIDKNLPNYLTVARIMVIPVIILVFYINNSLARTFGALLFVLASITDFFDGYIARKYNLVTSFGKMFDPIADKLLVGCVIIMLLKKDNVDEIPCLLILAREFLVSGLREFLALVKVSLPVSRLAKVKTFLQMFALSILILGSKGSGIVYLDIVGEIILWIAAFLTIITGYSYFKACKKYF
- the tlc1 gene encoding ATP/ADP exchange transporter Tlc1; translated protein: MSTTKSDNSISELRKVIWPIERYENKKFLPMAFMMFCILLNYSTLRSIKDGFVVTDIGAEAISFLKTYIVLPSAVIAMVIYVKLCDILKQENVFYVITSFFLGYFALFAFVLYPYPDLVHPDPETIKHLSLAYPNFKWFIRIVGKWSFASFYTMAELWGTMILSLLFWQFANQITKIDEAKRFYSMFGLLANLALPVASVIIGYFLHEETQIVAEHLKFFPLFIIMITSSFLIILTYRWMNKNVLTDPLLYDPTLVKEKKSKAKMSLLDSFKMIFTSKYVGYIALLLIAYGVSVNLVEGVWKSKVKELYPTKEAYTMYMGRFQFYQGWVAIAFMIVGSNILRKVSWLTAAMITPLMMLLTGVAFFTFIFFDSIIAMYLTGILASSPLVLSVMIGMIQNVLSKGVKYSLFDATKNMAYIPLDKDLRVKGQAAVEVIGGRFGKSGGAIIQSTFFILFPAFGFIEATPYFASIFFIIVILWIYAVKSLNKEYQVLVNKIDNRI